The proteins below come from a single Zea mays cultivar B73 chromosome 8, Zm-B73-REFERENCE-NAM-5.0, whole genome shotgun sequence genomic window:
- the LOC100272302 gene encoding soluble inorganic pyrophosphatase: protein MSQDQENGGTNGQHAADVMEVEPKRRAPRLNERILSSLSRRSVAAHPWHDLEIGPEAPAVFNVVVEITKGSKVKYELDKKTGLIKVDRILYSSVVYPHNYGFVPRTLCEDNDPMDVLVLMQEPVLPGAFLRARAIGLMPMIDQGEKDDKIIAVCADDPEYRHYNDISELSPHRLQEIRRFFEDYKKNENKEVAVNDFLPAAAAREAIQYSMDLYGQYIMQTLRR from the exons ATGAGCCAGGACCAGGAGAACGGAGGCACCAACGGGCAGCACGCCGCCGACGTGATGGAGGTGGAGCCGAAGCGCCGGGCGCCGCGGCTGAACGAGCGCATCCTGTCGTCGCTGTCGCGGAGGTCCGTCGCCGCGCACCCCTGGCACGACCTCGAGATCG GTCCTGAAGCTCCGGCCGTCTTCAACGTC GTCGTGGAGATCACCAAGGGGAGCAAGGTGAAGTACGAGCTGGACAAGAAGACGGGGCTCATCAAGGTGGACCGGATCCTCTACTCGTCCGTCGTCTACCCTCACAACTACGGCTTCGTGCCCCGGACGCTCTGCGAGGACAACGACCCCATGGACGTCCTCGTGCTCATGCAG GAACCCGTCCTTCCCGGCGCCTTCCTCCGCGCCAGGGCCATCGGCCTCATGCCTATGATAGATCAG GGAGAGAAGGACGACAAGATCATCGCCGTCTGCGCCGACGACCCCGAGTACCGCCACTACAACGACATCAGCGAGCTCTCCCCTCACCGCCTCCAGGAGATCCGCCGCTTCTTCGAAGACT ACAAGAAGAACGAGAACAAGGAGGTGGCCGTCAACGACTTCCTGCCCGCCGCCGCTGCCCGCGAAGCCATCCAGTACTCCAT GGACCTGTACGGCCAGTACATCATGCAGACCCTGCGGCGGTAG
- the LOC100284739 gene encoding fructose-1,6-bisphosphatase, cytosolic isoform X1, with protein MDHAAEAQRTDLMTITRHVLNEQSRHPESRGDFTILLSHIVLGCKFVAAAVNKAGLAKLIGLAGETNVQGEEQKKLDVLSNEVFVKALVSSGRTCVLVSEENEEAIFVDPALRGKFVNPLLLHPDLVKVPQRRTVAFPDRVLVLSLSLFRYCVCFDPLDGSSNIDCGVSIGTIFGIYMVKDKDNVTLEDVLQPGTNMLAAGYCMYGSSCTLVLSTGNGVNGFTLDPSLGEFILTHPNIKIPRKGKIYSVNEGNAKNWDGPTAKFVEKCKYPEDGSPPRSLRYIGSMVADVHRTLLYGGIFLYPADQKSPNGKLRVLYEVFPMSFLMEQAGGQAFTGKQRALELAPAKLHDRSPVFLGSYDDVEEIKALYASMSNSG; from the exons ATGGACCACGCGGCGGAGGCGCAGCGGACGGACCTGATGACGATCACGCGGCACGTGCTCAACGAGCAGAGCCGCCACCCGGAGTCCCGCGGCGACTTCACCATCCTCCTCTCCCACATCGTCCTCGGCTGCAAGTTCGTCGCCGCCGCGGTCAACAAGGCCGGCCTCGCCAAGCTCATCGGCCTCGCCGGAGAGACCAACGTCCAG GGCGAGGAGCAAAAGAAGCTGGATGTACTGTCCAACGAGGTCTTCGTGAAGGCGCTCGTCAGCAGCGGCCGCACC TGTGTCCTCGTGTCTGAAGAGAACGAGGAGGCCATCTTCGTCGACCCGGCCCTCCGCGGGAAGTTCGTCAATCCTTTGCTCCTCCATCCCGACCTCGTAAAAGTTCCGCAACGCCGTACTGTCGCTTTCCCTGATCGCGTGTtagttctctctctctctctgttcaGGTACTGCGTCTGTTTCGACCCGCTGGATGGCTCCTCCAACATCGACTGTGGTGTCTCAATCGGAACG ATCTTTGGGATTTACATGGTCAAAGACAAGGACAACGTGACCTTGGAGGATGTGCTGCAGCCTGGAACAAACATGCTTGCTGCTGGCTACTGCATGTACGGGAGTTCATGCACG CTTGTGCTGAGCACTGGGAACGGAGTCAATGGCTTCACTCTCGATCCTTCCCTTGGAGAGTTCATTTTGACTCATCCAAATATCAAG ATACCAAGGAAAGGGAAGATCTATTCAGTCAACGAAGGGAACGCCAAAAACTGGGATGGGCCTACAGCCAA ATTCGTGGAGAAATGCAAGTATCCTGAGGATGGTTCACCGCCTAGATCCTTGAGATATATCGGAAG TATGGTTGCTGATGTCCATCGCACCTTACTATACGGGGGCATATTTTTGTACCCAGCAGACCAGAAGAGTCCAAACGGGAAACTACG CGTTCTGTATGAAGTCTTCCCGATGTCATTCCTGATGGAACAAGCTGGAGGCCAGGCTTTCACAGGCAAACAACGG GCGCTTGAACTTGCTCCCGCTAAACTTCACGACAGATCCCCAGTGTTCCTCGGGAGCTACGATGACGTTGAGGAGATCAAAGCACTGTACGCTTCAATGTCAAACAGCGGTTGA
- the LOC100284739 gene encoding fructose-1,6-bisphosphatase, cytosolic, producing MDHAAEAQRTDLMTITRHVLNEQSRHPESRGDFTILLSHIVLGCKFVAAAVNKAGLAKLIGLAGETNVQGEEQKKLDVLSNEVFVKALVSSGRTCVLVSEENEEAIFVDPALRGKYCVCFDPLDGSSNIDCGVSIGTIFGIYMVKDKDNVTLEDVLQPGTNMLAAGYCMYGSSCTLVLSTGNGVNGFTLDPSLGEFILTHPNIKIPRKGKIYSVNEGNAKNWDGPTAKFVEKCKYPEDGSPPRSLRYIGSMVADVHRTLLYGGIFLYPADQKSPNGKLRVLYEVFPMSFLMEQAGGQAFTGKQRALELAPAKLHDRSPVFLGSYDDVEEIKALYASMSNSG from the exons ATGGACCACGCGGCGGAGGCGCAGCGGACGGACCTGATGACGATCACGCGGCACGTGCTCAACGAGCAGAGCCGCCACCCGGAGTCCCGCGGCGACTTCACCATCCTCCTCTCCCACATCGTCCTCGGCTGCAAGTTCGTCGCCGCCGCGGTCAACAAGGCCGGCCTCGCCAAGCTCATCGGCCTCGCCGGAGAGACCAACGTCCAG GGCGAGGAGCAAAAGAAGCTGGATGTACTGTCCAACGAGGTCTTCGTGAAGGCGCTCGTCAGCAGCGGCCGCACC TGTGTCCTCGTGTCTGAAGAGAACGAGGAGGCCATCTTCGTCGACCCGGCCCTCCGCGGGAA GTACTGCGTCTGTTTCGACCCGCTGGATGGCTCCTCCAACATCGACTGTGGTGTCTCAATCGGAACG ATCTTTGGGATTTACATGGTCAAAGACAAGGACAACGTGACCTTGGAGGATGTGCTGCAGCCTGGAACAAACATGCTTGCTGCTGGCTACTGCATGTACGGGAGTTCATGCACG CTTGTGCTGAGCACTGGGAACGGAGTCAATGGCTTCACTCTCGATCCTTCCCTTGGAGAGTTCATTTTGACTCATCCAAATATCAAG ATACCAAGGAAAGGGAAGATCTATTCAGTCAACGAAGGGAACGCCAAAAACTGGGATGGGCCTACAGCCAA ATTCGTGGAGAAATGCAAGTATCCTGAGGATGGTTCACCGCCTAGATCCTTGAGATATATCGGAAG TATGGTTGCTGATGTCCATCGCACCTTACTATACGGGGGCATATTTTTGTACCCAGCAGACCAGAAGAGTCCAAACGGGAAACTACG CGTTCTGTATGAAGTCTTCCCGATGTCATTCCTGATGGAACAAGCTGGAGGCCAGGCTTTCACAGGCAAACAACGG GCGCTTGAACTTGCTCCCGCTAAACTTCACGACAGATCCCCAGTGTTCCTCGGGAGCTACGATGACGTTGAGGAGATCAAAGCACTGTACGCTTCAATGTCAAACAGCGGTTGA
- the LOC100284739 gene encoding fructose-1,6-bisphosphatase, cytosolic isoform X3 gives MDHAAEAQRTDLMTITRHVLNEQSRHPESRGDFTILLSHIVLGCKFVAAAVNKAGLAKLIGLAGETNVQGEEQKKLDVLSNEVFVKALVSSGRTCVLVSEENEEAIFVDPALRGKYCVCFDPLDGSSNIDCGVSIGTIFGIYMVKDKDNVTLEDVLQPGTNMLAAGYCMYGSSCTLVLSTGNGVNGFTLDPSLGEFILTHPNIKIPRKGKIYSVNEGNAKNWDGPTAKFVEKCKYPEDGSPPRSLRYIGSMVADVHRTLLYGGIFLYPADQKSPNGKLRVLYEVFPMSFLMEQAGGQAFTGKQRVCFSFPFSDPNPQLKNLDARAITFA, from the exons ATGGACCACGCGGCGGAGGCGCAGCGGACGGACCTGATGACGATCACGCGGCACGTGCTCAACGAGCAGAGCCGCCACCCGGAGTCCCGCGGCGACTTCACCATCCTCCTCTCCCACATCGTCCTCGGCTGCAAGTTCGTCGCCGCCGCGGTCAACAAGGCCGGCCTCGCCAAGCTCATCGGCCTCGCCGGAGAGACCAACGTCCAG GGCGAGGAGCAAAAGAAGCTGGATGTACTGTCCAACGAGGTCTTCGTGAAGGCGCTCGTCAGCAGCGGCCGCACC TGTGTCCTCGTGTCTGAAGAGAACGAGGAGGCCATCTTCGTCGACCCGGCCCTCCGCGGGAA GTACTGCGTCTGTTTCGACCCGCTGGATGGCTCCTCCAACATCGACTGTGGTGTCTCAATCGGAACG ATCTTTGGGATTTACATGGTCAAAGACAAGGACAACGTGACCTTGGAGGATGTGCTGCAGCCTGGAACAAACATGCTTGCTGCTGGCTACTGCATGTACGGGAGTTCATGCACG CTTGTGCTGAGCACTGGGAACGGAGTCAATGGCTTCACTCTCGATCCTTCCCTTGGAGAGTTCATTTTGACTCATCCAAATATCAAG ATACCAAGGAAAGGGAAGATCTATTCAGTCAACGAAGGGAACGCCAAAAACTGGGATGGGCCTACAGCCAA ATTCGTGGAGAAATGCAAGTATCCTGAGGATGGTTCACCGCCTAGATCCTTGAGATATATCGGAAG TATGGTTGCTGATGTCCATCGCACCTTACTATACGGGGGCATATTTTTGTACCCAGCAGACCAGAAGAGTCCAAACGGGAAACTACG CGTTCTGTATGAAGTCTTCCCGATGTCATTCCTGATGGAACAAGCTGGAGGCCAGGCTTTCACAGGCAAACAACGGGTGTGTTTCAGTTTCCCTTTCTCAGACCCCAATCCCCAACTGAAAAATCTTGATGCTAGAGCTATCACATTTGCCTGA
- the LOC100284739 gene encoding fructose-1,6-bisphosphatase, cytosolic isoform X2, with product MDHAAEAQRTDLMTITRHVLNEQSRHPESRGDFTILLSHIVLGCKFVAAAVNKAGLAKLIGLAGETNVQGEEQKKLDVLSNEVFVKALVSSGRTCVLVSEENEEAIFVDPALRGKFVNPLLLHPDLVKVPQRRTVAFPDRVLVLSLSLFRYCVCFDPLDGSSNIDCGVSIGTIFGIYMVKDKDNVTLEDVLQPGTNMLAAGYCMYGSSCTLVLSTGNGVNGFTLDPSLGEFILTHPNIKIPRKGKIYSVNEGNAKNWDGPTAKFVEKCKYPEDGSPPRSLRYIGSMVADVHRTLLYGGIFLYPADQKSPNGKLRVLYEVFPMSFLMEQAGGQAFTGKQRVCFSFPFSDPNPQLKNLDARAITFA from the exons ATGGACCACGCGGCGGAGGCGCAGCGGACGGACCTGATGACGATCACGCGGCACGTGCTCAACGAGCAGAGCCGCCACCCGGAGTCCCGCGGCGACTTCACCATCCTCCTCTCCCACATCGTCCTCGGCTGCAAGTTCGTCGCCGCCGCGGTCAACAAGGCCGGCCTCGCCAAGCTCATCGGCCTCGCCGGAGAGACCAACGTCCAG GGCGAGGAGCAAAAGAAGCTGGATGTACTGTCCAACGAGGTCTTCGTGAAGGCGCTCGTCAGCAGCGGCCGCACC TGTGTCCTCGTGTCTGAAGAGAACGAGGAGGCCATCTTCGTCGACCCGGCCCTCCGCGGGAAGTTCGTCAATCCTTTGCTCCTCCATCCCGACCTCGTAAAAGTTCCGCAACGCCGTACTGTCGCTTTCCCTGATCGCGTGTtagttctctctctctctctgttcaGGTACTGCGTCTGTTTCGACCCGCTGGATGGCTCCTCCAACATCGACTGTGGTGTCTCAATCGGAACG ATCTTTGGGATTTACATGGTCAAAGACAAGGACAACGTGACCTTGGAGGATGTGCTGCAGCCTGGAACAAACATGCTTGCTGCTGGCTACTGCATGTACGGGAGTTCATGCACG CTTGTGCTGAGCACTGGGAACGGAGTCAATGGCTTCACTCTCGATCCTTCCCTTGGAGAGTTCATTTTGACTCATCCAAATATCAAG ATACCAAGGAAAGGGAAGATCTATTCAGTCAACGAAGGGAACGCCAAAAACTGGGATGGGCCTACAGCCAA ATTCGTGGAGAAATGCAAGTATCCTGAGGATGGTTCACCGCCTAGATCCTTGAGATATATCGGAAG TATGGTTGCTGATGTCCATCGCACCTTACTATACGGGGGCATATTTTTGTACCCAGCAGACCAGAAGAGTCCAAACGGGAAACTACG CGTTCTGTATGAAGTCTTCCCGATGTCATTCCTGATGGAACAAGCTGGAGGCCAGGCTTTCACAGGCAAACAACGGGTGTGTTTCAGTTTCCCTTTCTCAGACCCCAATCCCCAACTGAAAAATCTTGATGCTAGAGCTATCACATTTGCCTGA